A window from Cryptomeria japonica chromosome 1, Sugi_1.0, whole genome shotgun sequence encodes these proteins:
- the LOC131855787 gene encoding probable LRR receptor-like serine/threonine-protein kinase At1g67720 isoform X1, whose translation MKMQKPILCLTANILVLFVSVAAQPGFLNIDCGGRKNSTDPETNMTWIVDANYVDVGQTVNFSIPNTPFHMQSMRLFPKPLNKSCYRLPVNPNVNYLLRLWFLFDYYDQSTNLPSFNVSFETEGLLTQKIQAIKSAQDIEWTSEKILRSPNGVLYVCLIRTSDDSDPFVSAIQLRSLLSGMYALQVKPGTMLSTVTRRDLGVNSTDLVRYPRDEFDRFWTTEKGVALDNNTLPILSSRSVNFNDKNNSSNVPPTFVLQSALTVKPSTEPLVFGLERQYIKTLVVLYFAEIEVLNSSEYRKFKILINNIAVSNITLDVKNNIVQVPLTYDREEQVEFSLQTIQDEQGKSNRGPLLNGLEYYKIIDSETATDAGDVSGLFSIKTAFGLKEWISDPCFSIPWNGIKCNKNYTVRVVEIDLSGRNLSGPVPNSIKELTELRSISFQDNHLSGILPDFCKLARLEILRLQNNNLSGIIPDCLSELKNLKEVNLENNNLSGVVPEGLLRNRFLDIRYSGNPNLCKDGNQCHSKDKNIKIIVVSAIAALVGCSLVLISVIMYRRRKYLKKKNQINNQPLNAGLIPGMVLNPLSCCSFSLLDMKTATNNFSQKIGQGGFGSVYFGKLADGKDVAVKLLSSSSKQGLAEFLNEINLLSRVHHKNLVSLSGYCNESEELMLVYEHMCGGSLKDHLYGSLSNISTLDWKTRLGIALDAAQGLEYLLVSCTPKIVHRDVKSSNILLDSNLRAKMADFGLSKIIGDDIMSSHITTNIKGTVGYLDPEYFHTNKLTERSDVYSFGVVLLEMICGRKAIDPELCEEELSLLKWVMLHVEGSKDYGGPLIAIIDKKMCMSEIDMKSLYPIFTLSLKCIQNEASKRPTITDIVKQIKEAMDMIKSESSSEEINEPRYSAEYSYSLLDVGR comes from the exons ATGAAGATGCAGAAGCCTATTCTCTGTCTCACCGCCAACATCCTTGTGCTCTTTGTCTCAGTTGCAGCTCAGCCAG GATTCCTCAATATTGACTGTGGCGGGAGAAAGAATTCGACAGACCCAGAGACGAATATGACCTGGATTGTGGACGCCAACTATGTAGATGTTGGCCAAACAGTAAATTTCTCTATCCCAAATACACCATTCCACATGCAATCTATGCGTCTTTTCCCAAAACCTCTAAATAAGTCTTGTTACCGGCTGCCTGTGAATCCGAACGTCAACTATCTCTTAAGGCTTTGGTTTCTTTTTGATTACTATGATCAATCCACTAATCTTCCGAGCTTTAATGTCTCCTTCGAGACGGAAGGACTGCTTACTCAAAAGATTCAGGCAATTAAATCTGCGCAAGATATAGAGTGGACAAGTGAAAAGATCTTGAGGAGTCCTAATGGGGTTCTTTACGTTTGCTTGATTCGAACTTCCGATGACAGCGATCCTTTCGTCTCTGCAATCCAGTTGCGAAGTCTCTTGAGTGGGATGTACGCTCTGCAAGTGAAGCCGGGGACAATGTTGAGCACAGTGACCAGACGTGATCTTGGTGTTAACTCAACCGACCTTGTCAG GTATCCTCGGGATGAATTTGATCGCTTTTGGACGACAGAAAAAGGTGTAGCTTTAGATAACAACACTCTACCAATATTATCCAGCCGTTCAGTGAATTTCAACGATAAAAATAACAGCAGCAATGTTCCTCCAACCTTTGTATTGCAGTCAGCGCTAACTGTAAAACCCTCTACAGAGCCTTTGGTTTTCGGTCTGGAAAGGCAATACATTAAAACTTTAGTTGTACTATACTTTGCAGAGATCGAGGTCCTAAATTCTTCTGaatatagaaaattcaaaattctGATAAATAATATAGCAGTTAGCAATATAACCTTGGACGTGAAAAATAATATTGTACAAGTGCCACTGACATACGACAGAGAAGAGCAGGTAGAGTTTTCTCTGCAGACTATCCAAGATGAGCAAGGTAAATCTAACCGCGGACCACTGCTTAACGGTTTAGAGTATTATAAAATAATCGACAGCGAGACCGCAACTGATGCAGGCGATG TTAGTGGGCTTTTCTCCATTAAAACCGCTTTTGGCTTGAAGGAATGGATATCCGATCCTTGCTTTTCTATTCCCTGGAACGGAATCAAGTGCAACAAAAACTACACGGTTAGAGTTGTAGAAAT CGATCTGTCGGGAAGGAATCTCTCTGGACCTGTACCAAATAGTATCAAGGAGTTAACTGAATTGAGAAGCAT TTCTTTCCAGGACAACCATTTATCGGGAATTTTACCAGATTTTTGCAAGTTAGCAAGATTGGAAATACT GCGACTTCAAAATAATAATCTTAGTGGTATCATCCCAGACTGTCTGTCCGAATTGAAAAACTTGAAGGAAGT AAATTTAGAGAACAATAACCTTAGCGGAGTTGTTCCCGAAGGGCTTTTGCGTAATAGATTCTTGGACATTAG gTACTCTGGGAATCCGAATCTTTGCAAAGATGGCAATCAATGCCACTCCAAGGATAAAAACATTAAGATTATTGTTGTATCAGCCATAGCTGCTCTCGTCGGGTGTTCACTTGTGTTAATATCAGTCATTATGTACCGACGAAGAAAATACTTGAAGAAAAAAAATCAGATCAATAATCAGCCATTAA ATGCAGGTTTGATACCGGGCATGGTACTAAACCCTTTGAGCTGCTGTTCATTCAGTCTGCTGGATATGAAAACAGCCACAAACAATTTCAGCCAAAAGATCGGACAGGGCGGTTTCGGAAGTGTTTACTTTGGCAAGTTAGCTGATGGAAAAGATGTGGCTGTAAAGCTGCTCTCCTCCTCCTCAAAACAAGGACTGGCAGAGTTCTTAAACGAG ATCAATCTCCTTTCTAGAGTGCATCACAAAAATTTGGTGTCTCTGAGTGGCTACTGCAACGAGTCCGAAGAACTTATGCTTGTGTATGAACATATGTGTGGAGGATCACTGAAGGACCACCTCTACG GCTCTCTATCAAACATTTCGACACTCGATTGGAAAACTAGACTTGGAATAGCTCTAGACGCGGCACAAG GGCTCGAATACCTGCTTGTAAGCTGCACACCAAAAATCGTTCATAGAGATGTGAAGAGCTCAAATATCCTTCTCGACAGCAATCTGCGGGCGAAAATGGCAGATTTTGGTCTTTCAAAAATAATTGGCGATGACATAATGTCCAGTCATATAACCACAAACATAAAAGGAACAGTGGGATACTTAGACCCAGA GTACTTTCATACGAACAAGTTAACAGAGAGAAGCGATGTGTATAGCTTTGGAGTGGTTTTGTTGGAGATGATATGCGGGAGAAAAGCAATTGATCCAGAGCTATGTGAAGAAGAGCTAAGCCTTTTGAAATGG GTGATGCTACATGTCGAGGGGAGCAAAGATTATGGTGGTCCATTGATAGCCATCATAGACAAAAAGATGTGCATGTCTGAAATCGACATGAAATCTCTCTATCCCATATTTACTCTGTCGCTTAAATGCATTCAGAATGAAGCATCCAAGAGGCCGACCATAACTGACATAGTAAAGCAGAtaaaagaagccatggatatgATTAAGTCCGAATCTTCGAGTGAAGAGATAAACGAGCCTCGATACTCCGCAGAATATAGCTACAGCCTACTTGACGTTGGGAGATAA
- the LOC131855787 gene encoding probable LRR receptor-like serine/threonine-protein kinase At1g67720 isoform X2 has protein sequence MKMQKPILCLTANILVLFVSVAAQPGFLNIDCGGRKNSTDPETNMTWIVDANYVDVGQTVNFSIPNTPFHMQSMRLFPKPLNKSCYRLPVNPNVNYLLRLWFLFDYYDQSTNLPSFNVSFETEGLLTQKIQAIKSAQDIEWTSEKILRSPNGVLYVCLIRTSDDSDPFVSAIQLRSLLSGMYALQVKPGTMLSTVTRRDLGVNSTDLVRYPRDEFDRFWTTEKGVALDNNTLPILSSRSVNFNDKNNSSNVPPTFVLQSALTVKPSTEPLVFGLERQYIKTLVVLYFAEIEVLNSSEYRKFKILINNIAVSNITLDVKNNIVQVPLTYDREEQVEFSLQTIQDEQGKSNRGPLLNGLEYYKIIDSETATDAGDVSGLFSIKTAFGLKEWISDPCFSIPWNGIKCNKNYTVRVVEIDLSGRNLSGPVPNSIKELTELRSISFQDNHLSGILPDFCKLARLEILRLQNNNLSGIIPDCLSELKNLKEVNLENNNLSGVVPEGLLRNRFLDISLLDMKTATNNFSQKIGQGGFGSVYFGKLADGKDVAVKLLSSSSKQGLAEFLNEINLLSRVHHKNLVSLSGYCNESEELMLVYEHMCGGSLKDHLYGSLSNISTLDWKTRLGIALDAAQGLEYLLVSCTPKIVHRDVKSSNILLDSNLRAKMADFGLSKIIGDDIMSSHITTNIKGTVGYLDPEYFHTNKLTERSDVYSFGVVLLEMICGRKAIDPELCEEELSLLKWVMLHVEGSKDYGGPLIAIIDKKMCMSEIDMKSLYPIFTLSLKCIQNEASKRPTITDIVKQIKEAMDMIKSESSSEEINEPRYSAEYSYSLLDVGR, from the exons ATGAAGATGCAGAAGCCTATTCTCTGTCTCACCGCCAACATCCTTGTGCTCTTTGTCTCAGTTGCAGCTCAGCCAG GATTCCTCAATATTGACTGTGGCGGGAGAAAGAATTCGACAGACCCAGAGACGAATATGACCTGGATTGTGGACGCCAACTATGTAGATGTTGGCCAAACAGTAAATTTCTCTATCCCAAATACACCATTCCACATGCAATCTATGCGTCTTTTCCCAAAACCTCTAAATAAGTCTTGTTACCGGCTGCCTGTGAATCCGAACGTCAACTATCTCTTAAGGCTTTGGTTTCTTTTTGATTACTATGATCAATCCACTAATCTTCCGAGCTTTAATGTCTCCTTCGAGACGGAAGGACTGCTTACTCAAAAGATTCAGGCAATTAAATCTGCGCAAGATATAGAGTGGACAAGTGAAAAGATCTTGAGGAGTCCTAATGGGGTTCTTTACGTTTGCTTGATTCGAACTTCCGATGACAGCGATCCTTTCGTCTCTGCAATCCAGTTGCGAAGTCTCTTGAGTGGGATGTACGCTCTGCAAGTGAAGCCGGGGACAATGTTGAGCACAGTGACCAGACGTGATCTTGGTGTTAACTCAACCGACCTTGTCAG GTATCCTCGGGATGAATTTGATCGCTTTTGGACGACAGAAAAAGGTGTAGCTTTAGATAACAACACTCTACCAATATTATCCAGCCGTTCAGTGAATTTCAACGATAAAAATAACAGCAGCAATGTTCCTCCAACCTTTGTATTGCAGTCAGCGCTAACTGTAAAACCCTCTACAGAGCCTTTGGTTTTCGGTCTGGAAAGGCAATACATTAAAACTTTAGTTGTACTATACTTTGCAGAGATCGAGGTCCTAAATTCTTCTGaatatagaaaattcaaaattctGATAAATAATATAGCAGTTAGCAATATAACCTTGGACGTGAAAAATAATATTGTACAAGTGCCACTGACATACGACAGAGAAGAGCAGGTAGAGTTTTCTCTGCAGACTATCCAAGATGAGCAAGGTAAATCTAACCGCGGACCACTGCTTAACGGTTTAGAGTATTATAAAATAATCGACAGCGAGACCGCAACTGATGCAGGCGATG TTAGTGGGCTTTTCTCCATTAAAACCGCTTTTGGCTTGAAGGAATGGATATCCGATCCTTGCTTTTCTATTCCCTGGAACGGAATCAAGTGCAACAAAAACTACACGGTTAGAGTTGTAGAAAT CGATCTGTCGGGAAGGAATCTCTCTGGACCTGTACCAAATAGTATCAAGGAGTTAACTGAATTGAGAAGCAT TTCTTTCCAGGACAACCATTTATCGGGAATTTTACCAGATTTTTGCAAGTTAGCAAGATTGGAAATACT GCGACTTCAAAATAATAATCTTAGTGGTATCATCCCAGACTGTCTGTCCGAATTGAAAAACTTGAAGGAAGT AAATTTAGAGAACAATAACCTTAGCGGAGTTGTTCCCGAAGGGCTTTTGCGTAATAGATTCTTGGACATTAG TCTGCTGGATATGAAAACAGCCACAAACAATTTCAGCCAAAAGATCGGACAGGGCGGTTTCGGAAGTGTTTACTTTGGCAAGTTAGCTGATGGAAAAGATGTGGCTGTAAAGCTGCTCTCCTCCTCCTCAAAACAAGGACTGGCAGAGTTCTTAAACGAG ATCAATCTCCTTTCTAGAGTGCATCACAAAAATTTGGTGTCTCTGAGTGGCTACTGCAACGAGTCCGAAGAACTTATGCTTGTGTATGAACATATGTGTGGAGGATCACTGAAGGACCACCTCTACG GCTCTCTATCAAACATTTCGACACTCGATTGGAAAACTAGACTTGGAATAGCTCTAGACGCGGCACAAG GGCTCGAATACCTGCTTGTAAGCTGCACACCAAAAATCGTTCATAGAGATGTGAAGAGCTCAAATATCCTTCTCGACAGCAATCTGCGGGCGAAAATGGCAGATTTTGGTCTTTCAAAAATAATTGGCGATGACATAATGTCCAGTCATATAACCACAAACATAAAAGGAACAGTGGGATACTTAGACCCAGA GTACTTTCATACGAACAAGTTAACAGAGAGAAGCGATGTGTATAGCTTTGGAGTGGTTTTGTTGGAGATGATATGCGGGAGAAAAGCAATTGATCCAGAGCTATGTGAAGAAGAGCTAAGCCTTTTGAAATGG GTGATGCTACATGTCGAGGGGAGCAAAGATTATGGTGGTCCATTGATAGCCATCATAGACAAAAAGATGTGCATGTCTGAAATCGACATGAAATCTCTCTATCCCATATTTACTCTGTCGCTTAAATGCATTCAGAATGAAGCATCCAAGAGGCCGACCATAACTGACATAGTAAAGCAGAtaaaagaagccatggatatgATTAAGTCCGAATCTTCGAGTGAAGAGATAAACGAGCCTCGATACTCCGCAGAATATAGCTACAGCCTACTTGACGTTGGGAGATAA